TGTTTTTGCCGCCTGTTCGGTCTTTGCCCCGCAACAGGTAAATGCGATGCGTGCCAGGCGGGTCGTGATGTACCACATAAGCGGGCATGTATCGCATGGTGTAGCCGCATCGTCGCTTGCTGGACGTGTTGGGGGCAGAGCCGTGCACGGTCCAGGCATCATGGGCACTGCACTCACCCTCTGCCAGCACCACATCCACGGCCTGGGAAGTGTCAACACCCTCCAGCTCTGAGGAAAACACATGTGTGGTCATATCCACCGGGCGATACGCATCTCTTCCGGGATGCGCCCACCGGTGCGAGCCGGGAATAACGCGCATACAGCCGTTTTCGGGGGTAGACTCGTCGACGGCTAACCATAAGGTGATGACCTCCATTGGGGAGAGCCGACTGCCCCAGTAGTCGCCGTCGGTATGCCAGGGTACAGCTTTACCATCCCCGCCGGGCTTCGCAATGACGTGGCTACTCCACAGAACGATATCGGGTCCGATGAAACACTCTACCACATCCAGCACGCGCGGATGCGCCAGATAACGAAACAGCCACGGGTCTT
The Bacillota bacterium genome window above contains:
- a CDS encoding phytanoyl-CoA dioxygenase family protein — encoded protein: MPEEWEVISRATPEQVRFYQEHGYVKLGRLFTREELDALRDHVDGMIASLPPGKRPEELDVPHFEDPWLFRYLAHPRVLDVVECFIGPDIVLWSSHVIAKPGGDGKAVPWHTDGDYWGSRLSPMEVITLWLAVDESTPENGCMRVIPGSHRWAHPGRDAYRPVDMTTHVFSSELEGVDTSQAVDVVLAEGECSAHDAWTVHGSAPNTSSKRRCGYTMRYMPAYVVHHDPPGTHRIYLLRGKDRTGGKNIYTPVPEL